A DNA window from Micromonospora sp. NBC_01739 contains the following coding sequences:
- a CDS encoding ABC transporter ATP-binding protein produces the protein MIELDGLTRRYGRTTAVDDLTLTVRPGQVTGFLGPNGAGKSTTLRMVLGLTEPSSGTATVGGVRFRDLPRGLRHVGALLDAGDVHPGRSARAHLAALARSNGIGGGRVDEVLGRVGLDSVADRRIGRFSLGMRQRLGIAAALLGDPPVLLFDEPFNGLDPEGVRWVRKLFRRLAAEERTVFVSSHLMSEMEHCVDRLVVIGRGRLIAEESLAEFAARAGRSEVAVRTPDPASLVTALTAEGAAVRSDPDGTLAVTGVTAERIGELALGLRIPLHELTTRTASLEEAFMALTAADVEYAAGEGR, from the coding sequence ATGATCGAGCTTGATGGCCTGACCAGGCGGTACGGGCGCACCACCGCCGTCGACGACCTGACCCTGACCGTACGGCCGGGTCAGGTGACCGGCTTCCTGGGCCCCAACGGCGCCGGCAAGTCCACCACCCTGCGCATGGTCCTCGGGCTGACCGAGCCGAGCAGCGGCACCGCCACGGTGGGCGGCGTCCGGTTCCGGGACCTTCCCCGCGGGTTGCGGCACGTCGGTGCGCTGCTGGACGCGGGCGACGTGCACCCTGGGCGCAGTGCCCGGGCCCACCTGGCGGCGCTGGCCCGTAGCAACGGCATCGGGGGCGGGCGGGTCGACGAGGTGCTGGGCCGGGTCGGCCTCGACAGCGTGGCCGACCGCCGGATCGGCCGATTCTCCCTCGGCATGCGGCAACGCCTCGGCATCGCCGCCGCCCTGCTCGGGGACCCGCCGGTGCTGCTGTTCGACGAGCCGTTCAACGGGCTGGACCCGGAGGGGGTGCGCTGGGTACGGAAGCTTTTCCGGCGGCTCGCCGCCGAGGAACGTACCGTCTTCGTCTCCAGCCACCTGATGAGCGAGATGGAGCACTGTGTCGACCGGCTCGTGGTGATCGGCCGGGGCCGGTTGATCGCCGAGGAGTCCCTGGCCGAGTTCGCCGCCCGCGCCGGTCGGTCGGAGGTGGCCGTGCGTACCCCCGATCCGGCGTCGCTGGTGACGGCGCTGACCGCCGAGGGTGCGGCCGTACGGTCCGATCCGGACGGGACGCTGGCGGTGACCGGGGTGACCGCCGAGCGGATCGGCGAGCTGGCTCTGGGCCTGCGGATCCCGCTGCACGAACTGACCACCCGCACCGCCTCGCTGGAGGAGGCCTTCATGGCGCTCACCGCCGCCGACGTCGAGTACGCCGCAGGGGAGGGCCGATGA
- a CDS encoding sensor histidine kinase, with amino-acid sequence MEATARIRSRTALSAVRVVLVWAGVAILPLLWVMAPPAATTGNGIGVLGWWLPERYLVPLLIVALPAALLRRRPLTGLGLMLVGATLTSVTVHGGDQGYLGRLFTVQFLAVDAALGVIAANRSRRMSGLAAVVVLGTQILVAFVNSGVEPVDQALLSGLAVATAWTLGNSVRSRREHATALRAHAAAEAVTAERLRIARELHDVVAHSIGVIAIQAGVGARVIDTQPEQARAALATIEAASRETLAGLRRTLGTLRRGAGEAAALAPTPGLADLDRLVAAAADAGVRVELRRYGECPVPPEVDLAAFRIVQEGLTNVVRHAGVDFCRVTVRCVPGLVAVEVVDDGRGGPIGVEGHGLIGMRERVQALGGRFHAGPRPEGGFRVTTQLPLSVPTDGGEPPDPARPIDTAPTSGDHTTGGELPGAAVRR; translated from the coding sequence GTGGAGGCCACCGCCCGGATCCGGTCGCGTACCGCCCTGTCGGCGGTGCGGGTGGTGCTGGTCTGGGCCGGGGTGGCCATCCTGCCGCTGCTCTGGGTGATGGCGCCGCCGGCGGCGACGACCGGCAACGGGATCGGCGTGCTGGGCTGGTGGCTGCCCGAGCGGTACCTGGTGCCGCTGCTGATCGTGGCCCTGCCGGCGGCGTTGCTGCGCCGTCGGCCGCTCACCGGACTGGGGCTGATGCTGGTCGGGGCGACCCTTACCAGCGTCACGGTGCACGGCGGGGACCAGGGATATCTCGGCCGGCTCTTCACCGTGCAGTTCCTCGCGGTGGACGCGGCGCTCGGCGTGATCGCCGCGAACCGGTCCCGCCGGATGTCCGGGCTCGCCGCCGTCGTGGTGCTCGGGACGCAGATCCTGGTGGCCTTCGTCAACAGCGGCGTGGAACCGGTGGATCAGGCCCTGCTCTCCGGGCTGGCCGTCGCGACGGCGTGGACACTCGGCAACTCGGTGCGGTCGCGGCGCGAGCACGCGACCGCGCTGCGGGCGCACGCCGCCGCCGAGGCGGTCACCGCCGAACGGCTGCGCATCGCCCGCGAACTGCACGACGTGGTGGCGCACAGCATCGGGGTGATCGCCATCCAGGCGGGCGTGGGCGCCCGGGTGATCGACACCCAGCCGGAGCAGGCCCGGGCCGCGCTGGCCACCATCGAGGCGGCCAGCCGGGAGACTCTGGCCGGGCTGCGGCGTACCCTCGGCACGCTCCGTCGCGGCGCGGGGGAGGCGGCGGCGTTGGCTCCGACCCCCGGCCTGGCGGACCTGGACCGGCTGGTCGCGGCGGCGGCCGACGCCGGGGTCCGGGTCGAGTTGCGTCGGTACGGCGAGTGCCCGGTGCCGCCGGAGGTCGACCTCGCCGCGTTCCGCATCGTTCAGGAAGGGCTGACAAACGTGGTACGCCACGCGGGCGTCGACTTCTGCCGGGTCACCGTGCGGTGTGTTCCCGGCCTGGTCGCGGTGGAGGTCGTCGATGACGGCCGGGGTGGCCCGATCGGCGTCGAGGGGCATGGGTTGATCGGGATGCGGGAGCGGGTCCAGGCCCTCGGCGGCCGGTTTCACGCCGGCCCCCGACCCGAGGGCGGCTTCCGGGTGACCACCCAGCTGCCGCTCTCCGTACCGACCGACGGCGGCGAGCCGCCGGACCCTGCCCGACCGATCGACACAGCCCCGACCAGCGGTGATCACACGACCGGCGGCGAGTTGCCGGGTGCGGCGGTGCGGCGGTGA
- a CDS encoding response regulator transcription factor, with protein sequence MSVRVLLVDDQPLVRAGLRVLIADVPDMEVVGEAGTGAEAVRLTREVVPDVVLMDLRMPGTDGIQATRQIIAAGGPTRVLVLTTFDDDEHVHGALRAGASGFLVKDMALEDILAAIRVVAAGDALIAPGVTRRLIAEFVRQPAAASRSRSLAGITDREREVLALVGRGLSNAEIAEQLVISVATAKAHVARLFSKLGARDRVHLVIAAYETGLITPPG encoded by the coding sequence GTGAGTGTTCGGGTGCTGCTCGTCGACGACCAGCCGCTGGTCCGGGCCGGGTTGCGGGTGCTGATCGCCGACGTGCCGGACATGGAGGTGGTCGGGGAGGCCGGTACCGGCGCCGAGGCGGTGCGCCTGACCCGCGAGGTGGTGCCCGACGTGGTGTTGATGGACCTGCGGATGCCGGGCACGGACGGCATCCAGGCGACCCGCCAGATCATCGCTGCTGGTGGTCCCACCCGGGTGCTGGTGCTCACCACCTTCGACGACGACGAGCACGTGCACGGCGCGTTACGCGCAGGGGCGAGCGGTTTTCTGGTCAAGGACATGGCGCTGGAGGACATCCTCGCCGCGATCCGGGTGGTGGCCGCCGGGGACGCGTTGATCGCCCCCGGGGTGACCCGCCGGCTCATCGCCGAGTTCGTCCGCCAGCCGGCAGCGGCGTCCCGCTCGCGGTCGTTGGCCGGGATCACCGACCGGGAGCGCGAGGTGCTCGCCCTGGTCGGTCGGGGCCTGTCCAACGCCGAGATCGCCGAGCAACTCGTGATCAGTGTGGCGACCGCGAAGGCGCACGTGGCTCGGCTGTTCAGCAAGCTCGGCGCCCGGGACCGGGTACACCTGGTCATCGCCGCCTACGAAACCGGCCTGATCACCCCGCCGGGCTGA
- a CDS encoding TVP38/TMEM64 family protein — translation MIPDGRRPGRGVLRAVVASSKLRFGTLVFLLAGFGVILLLTPLPDPATLPHLADRLGGFAPVAAVLGGALLLVALVPRTFITLAAGAIFGMLPGALYALGAALVAAAAGFAVGRLLGRDFVAERVRGRLARLDRWFTRQSVFGVITVRLLPISGFGLVSYGYGTTGARLLPFLTGSVLASAPTAFGYAALGAAVTSPGGINWYAAAPAALGFIASAILVARWWRAERRPRSDVR, via the coding sequence ATGATCCCGGACGGGCGGCGGCCCGGACGAGGTGTGCTGCGGGCCGTCGTGGCGTCGTCGAAGCTGCGGTTCGGGACGCTGGTGTTCCTGCTGGCCGGGTTCGGGGTGATCCTGCTGCTGACCCCGCTGCCCGACCCGGCCACCCTGCCCCACCTGGCCGATCGGCTGGGTGGGTTCGCCCCGGTCGCGGCCGTCCTCGGCGGGGCACTGCTGCTGGTGGCGCTGGTGCCGCGTACCTTCATCACCCTCGCCGCCGGCGCGATCTTCGGGATGCTGCCCGGTGCCCTGTACGCCCTGGGGGCCGCCCTGGTCGCGGCGGCGGCCGGCTTCGCGGTCGGCCGGCTGCTCGGGCGGGACTTCGTCGCCGAACGGGTACGCGGCCGGCTGGCCCGGCTGGATCGCTGGTTCACCCGGCAGAGCGTGTTCGGGGTGATCACCGTACGGCTGCTGCCCATCTCCGGGTTCGGCCTGGTCAGCTACGGCTACGGCACCACCGGCGCCCGGCTGCTGCCCTTCCTCACCGGCAGCGTGCTCGCCTCCGCGCCCACCGCCTTCGGATATGCGGCCCTCGGCGCCGCCGTCACCAGCCCCGGCGGGATCAACTGGTACGCCGCCGCCCCGGCCGCCCTGGGCTTCATCGCCAGCGCGATCCTGGTCGCCCGGTGGTGGCGCGCCGAACGCCGCCCTCGATCCGACGTCCGCTGA
- a CDS encoding type 1 glutamine amidotransferase, with product MSTETLRIVWIYPDLLSTYGDRGNVLILARRARQRGFPVEVLEVRSDQPLPNTADIYLIGGGEDGPQALGAQRLLADGGLHRAVAQGSVVFGVCAGYQLLGTSFFAKGTQYRGLELLDLSSDRGASRAVGELAGEIDARLGLPPLTGFENHGGRTQLGPGVSPLARVTAGVGNDGATEGAWRGKLLGTYSHGPALARNPALADLLLRWATGAQQLPPLDDTWADRLRAERRAAVAAAARP from the coding sequence GTGTCAACTGAGACCCTGCGCATCGTCTGGATCTATCCCGACCTGCTGTCCACCTACGGCGACCGGGGCAACGTGCTGATCCTGGCCCGGCGGGCGCGCCAGCGCGGGTTCCCGGTCGAGGTGCTGGAGGTCCGCTCCGACCAGCCGTTGCCGAACACGGCCGACATCTACCTCATCGGTGGTGGCGAGGACGGTCCGCAGGCCCTCGGGGCCCAGCGGCTGCTCGCCGACGGTGGGCTGCACCGGGCCGTGGCCCAGGGTTCGGTGGTGTTCGGGGTCTGCGCCGGCTACCAACTGCTCGGCACCTCCTTCTTCGCCAAGGGCACCCAGTACCGCGGTCTGGAGCTGCTCGACCTCAGCTCGGACCGGGGCGCCAGCCGGGCGGTAGGCGAGCTGGCCGGGGAGATCGACGCCCGGCTGGGCCTGCCGCCGCTGACCGGCTTCGAGAACCACGGCGGGCGTACCCAACTGGGCCCCGGGGTCTCCCCGCTGGCCCGGGTCACCGCCGGGGTCGGCAACGACGGCGCCACCGAGGGGGCCTGGCGGGGCAAGCTGCTCGGCACGTACTCCCACGGGCCGGCGCTGGCCCGCAACCCGGCCCTGGCCGACCTGCTGCTGCGCTGGGCCACCGGCGCCCAGCAGTTGCCGCCGCTGGACGACACCTGGGCCGACCGGTTGCGCGCCGAGCGTCGGGCTGCGGTGGCGGCTGCCGCCCGGCCATGA
- a CDS encoding MurT ligase domain-containing protein has translation MPLRAKVASSVSRTAAALSRAAGRGDGSVIGGWIGLKIDPDLLAHLSAGRAIALISGTNGKTTTTRLAAAAVGVLGRVATNSFGANMPTGHTSALAKAGSTPYAVLEVDEHYLAQVIEATDPHVVALLNLSRDQLDRAKEVAMMAQLWRAALVRHPDIRIVANADDPMVVWAATPPATHDQRINPPHVTWFSAGQRWHDDSWVCPECGSTIQRSGEQWWCTGCPLRRPQPQWTVDEEGVLDPTGAWYKVKLQLPGKVNVGNAATALAVAAEFGVRPFDAVPRLADVTSVAGRYAQVVRDGRTVRLLLAKNPASWLEAFDMAELAPTLLSINARDPDGLDTSWLFDVDFAPLRGRQVLITGDRAYDLAVRLDVNDVPFQHVRTFDDAVRAVPPGRLEVIANYTAFQDIRAELDRVN, from the coding sequence ATGCCCCTACGGGCGAAGGTGGCCAGTTCGGTGTCACGAACCGCCGCGGCGCTGTCCCGGGCGGCGGGCCGCGGCGACGGCTCGGTGATCGGCGGTTGGATCGGATTGAAGATCGATCCGGACCTGCTGGCCCACCTCTCCGCCGGACGGGCCATCGCGCTGATCTCCGGCACCAACGGCAAGACAACCACCACCCGACTGGCCGCCGCGGCCGTCGGGGTGCTGGGCCGGGTGGCCACCAACTCCTTCGGCGCCAACATGCCCACCGGCCACACCTCCGCCCTGGCCAAGGCCGGCAGCACCCCGTACGCGGTGCTGGAGGTCGACGAGCACTACCTGGCCCAGGTGATCGAGGCGACCGACCCGCACGTGGTGGCGCTGCTCAACCTCTCCCGCGACCAGCTGGACCGCGCCAAGGAGGTCGCCATGATGGCGCAGCTCTGGCGCGCGGCACTGGTCCGGCACCCGGACATCCGCATCGTCGCCAACGCCGACGACCCGATGGTGGTCTGGGCGGCCACCCCACCGGCCACCCACGACCAGCGGATCAACCCGCCGCACGTCACCTGGTTCTCCGCCGGGCAGCGCTGGCACGACGACTCCTGGGTCTGCCCCGAGTGCGGGTCCACCATCCAGCGCTCCGGGGAGCAGTGGTGGTGCACCGGATGCCCGCTGCGCCGGCCCCAGCCGCAGTGGACGGTCGACGAGGAAGGCGTCCTGGACCCGACCGGCGCCTGGTACAAGGTCAAGCTCCAGCTTCCCGGCAAGGTCAACGTCGGCAACGCGGCCACCGCCCTGGCCGTCGCCGCCGAGTTCGGCGTCCGCCCCTTCGACGCGGTTCCCCGCCTGGCCGACGTCACCTCGGTAGCCGGGCGGTACGCCCAGGTCGTCCGGGACGGGCGTACGGTCCGGCTGCTGCTGGCCAAGAACCCGGCCAGCTGGCTGGAGGCCTTCGACATGGCCGAGCTGGCGCCGACACTGCTGTCCATCAACGCGCGGGACCCCGACGGGTTGGACACCTCCTGGCTGTTCGATGTCGACTTCGCCCCGCTGCGGGGACGCCAGGTGCTGATCACCGGCGACCGGGCGTACGACCTGGCCGTCCGGCTCGACGTCAACGACGTGCCCTTCCAGCACGTACGCACCTTCGACGACGCCGTCCGGGCGGTGCCACCCGGGCGGTTGGAGGTCATCGCGAACTACACCGCGTTCCAGGACATCCGAGCGGAGTTGGACCGTGTCAACTGA
- the mraZ gene encoding division/cell wall cluster transcriptional repressor MraZ: MFLGTHTPRLDDKGRLILPAKFRDELAGGVVITKGQERCLYVFPTPEFQRIAEQLRAQPMTHKAARAYSRVFFASAHDEVPDKQGRVTIPAHLRSYAGLDRDLVVIGASTRVEIWDKVAWETYLAESEDDFADIEEGVLPGGL, encoded by the coding sequence ATGTTTCTCGGCACCCACACTCCTCGTCTGGACGACAAGGGCCGGTTGATCCTTCCGGCGAAGTTCCGGGATGAGCTGGCGGGGGGTGTCGTGATCACCAAAGGGCAGGAACGCTGCCTCTACGTCTTCCCGACGCCGGAGTTCCAGCGCATCGCGGAGCAGTTGCGTGCACAGCCGATGACACACAAGGCGGCCCGGGCCTACAGCCGTGTCTTCTTCGCCAGTGCACACGACGAAGTGCCCGACAAGCAGGGCCGGGTGACCATCCCGGCGCACCTGCGCAGCTACGCGGGGCTCGACCGGGACCTGGTGGTCATCGGCGCGAGCACCCGGGTGGAGATCTGGGACAAGGTCGCCTGGGAGACCTACCTCGCCGAGAGCGAAGACGACTTCGCCGACATCGAGGAAGGGGTGCTGCCCGGCGGTCTGTAG
- the rsmH gene encoding 16S rRNA (cytosine(1402)-N(4))-methyltransferase RsmH: MGELRGTHVPVLLERCLELLAPALGRGGRTVHVDATLGLAGHAEAVLLAHPETILVGLDRDTEALAHARVRLARFADRIHLEHAVYDELPEVLDRLGYPRVDGVLFDLGVSSLQLDAPDRGFAYAQDAPLDMRMDQTRGVTAEEVVNTYAHPDLARVLRVYGEEKFAGRIASAIIRERERNRITSSARLAELVRESIPAPARRTGGHPAKRTFQALRIEVNRELAALETALPAALDRLSVGGRLVVMSYHSLEDRLTKQALADRVRSTGPVDLPVELPGSEPTFRLLSRGAELPGEAEVAANPRAASVRLRAAERIDPQARQQGGTDRERYRRRVKAMHQPGTGSATGSATGPQPGPGETTDEEGEGT, translated from the coding sequence ATGGGGGAGCTACGCGGCACGCATGTGCCGGTGCTGCTTGAGCGGTGTCTCGAGCTGCTGGCCCCCGCACTGGGCCGAGGCGGTCGCACCGTGCACGTCGACGCGACCCTGGGGTTGGCCGGCCACGCCGAGGCGGTGTTGCTGGCCCATCCGGAGACCATCCTGGTGGGCCTGGACCGGGACACCGAGGCACTGGCCCACGCTCGGGTGCGGCTGGCCCGCTTCGCCGATCGGATCCACCTGGAGCACGCCGTCTACGACGAGCTGCCCGAGGTGCTGGACCGGCTGGGTTATCCGCGTGTCGACGGGGTGCTGTTCGACCTGGGGGTCTCCTCGCTGCAACTCGACGCGCCCGACCGCGGGTTCGCGTACGCGCAGGATGCGCCGCTGGACATGCGGATGGACCAGACCCGGGGGGTGACCGCCGAAGAGGTGGTCAACACGTACGCCCATCCGGACCTGGCCCGGGTGCTGCGGGTGTACGGCGAGGAGAAGTTCGCCGGACGGATCGCCTCGGCGATCATCCGGGAGCGGGAGCGCAACCGGATCACCTCCTCGGCCCGACTGGCCGAGCTGGTTCGGGAGTCCATACCCGCACCAGCCCGACGAACCGGTGGACACCCGGCTAAGAGAACGTTTCAGGCTTTAAGGATCGAGGTAAACAGGGAACTGGCGGCGCTGGAGACGGCGCTGCCGGCGGCCCTGGACAGGCTTTCGGTCGGTGGTCGTCTGGTGGTCATGTCCTACCACTCGTTGGAGGACCGGCTCACCAAACAGGCGCTCGCCGATCGGGTCCGTAGCACCGGCCCGGTCGACCTCCCGGTCGAACTGCCCGGGTCGGAGCCGACGTTCCGGCTGCTCAGCCGGGGCGCGGAGCTGCCCGGGGAGGCGGAGGTCGCCGCCAACCCGAGGGCCGCTTCGGTGCGGCTGCGGGCGGCGGAACGGATCGACCCGCAGGCCCGGCAGCAGGGGGGTACCGACCGCGAACGGTACCGCCGCCGGGTCAAGGCGATGCACCAACCGGGGACGGGATCGGCCACCGGATCCGCAACGGGTCCGCAGCCGGGCCCGGGGGAGACGACGGACGAAGAGGGGGAGGGAACATGA
- a CDS encoding peptidoglycan D,D-transpeptidase FtsI family protein, with translation MPPRSEEPRRDATGSRRGSSRGASDRQVPPRGNGERAAGERGGEPGIGGISDARAYTPRGRTIREGGATPAAGRAEQRRTPRSNRSQDPFRPALQVLDGGRAAAARGGGRSGAAARRDGATGRTSVVRTVTPRTPGGEEAEPPRRRVTDPRRQERGAPRRPARKPPRPPRLADPARRLRLGTALVMAMFVAIGIRLVVLQTVDTPAYADGGVADRLRTVQLPAPRGAIYDRDGAALAHSVEARYVYADPTRVQDIPATARTLSPLLGIPASELAEKMQPRKRINGVDSRFEYLARGVDIDRAREIMKLELPGIYTQRDERREVPGGDLAANLIGFTSLDMTGLEGLEARYDDLLHGEDGERTFEIGLGAPIPTGYSRTTPAKPGSSMVLTIDRDLQFMTQRILSEQAKAAQASTAAAVVLDVRTGEVLAQASQPTYNAARPQASEPTDREDAATSFVVDPGSVHKAITFGAALQEGVITPDTSFPVSNAIRKGDTWFPDTHFANGRRMSVAGMMAYSSNVGTIQIADKLGPERLIDYQRRFGLGKPTGVGMPGEAGGRLLPLSEWSDSSHGSVPIGHSVDATPLQMAAAYAAIANDGTYIQPHLVKETIDPQGNRTPAEAPATRAVLSPENAKALRTLLEAVTTVENATGLAAAVPGYRVAGKTGTGWRLVDGKKQPGDVASFIGMAPAENPRYVIAVFVHSPSGGGGKVAAPAFRDMMTFTLRHFKVPPSSEPAPKFTVFP, from the coding sequence GTGCCACCGAGGTCGGAGGAACCGCGCCGGGACGCCACAGGCTCCCGGCGCGGTTCGTCACGTGGTGCCTCCGATCGGCAGGTGCCACCCCGCGGCAATGGAGAGCGCGCCGCCGGGGAACGCGGCGGCGAACCGGGCATCGGCGGCATCTCCGACGCCCGGGCGTACACCCCTCGGGGTCGCACCATCCGTGAAGGCGGCGCCACCCCGGCGGCCGGGCGGGCCGAGCAGCGGCGTACCCCCCGCAGCAACCGGTCCCAGGATCCCTTCCGGCCGGCCCTCCAGGTGCTCGACGGGGGTCGGGCGGCGGCGGCCCGGGGTGGGGGCCGGTCGGGCGCCGCGGCCCGCAGGGACGGTGCCACCGGTCGCACCTCGGTGGTGCGTACCGTCACGCCCCGCACCCCCGGTGGCGAGGAGGCCGAGCCGCCCCGTCGGCGGGTGACCGACCCCCGGCGCCAGGAGCGCGGGGCCCCCCGCCGTCCCGCCCGCAAGCCACCCCGCCCGCCCAGGCTCGCCGATCCGGCCCGTCGCCTGCGGCTGGGTACGGCGCTGGTGATGGCCATGTTCGTCGCCATCGGCATCCGGCTGGTCGTGCTCCAGACCGTGGACACCCCGGCGTACGCCGACGGAGGGGTGGCCGACCGGCTGCGGACCGTGCAGCTACCCGCGCCGCGGGGGGCGATCTACGACCGGGACGGGGCCGCCCTGGCGCACAGCGTCGAGGCCCGCTACGTCTACGCCGATCCCACCCGGGTGCAGGACATCCCGGCGACCGCCCGGACCCTCTCCCCGCTGCTCGGCATCCCCGCCTCCGAGCTGGCCGAGAAGATGCAGCCCCGCAAGCGGATCAACGGGGTCGACTCGCGGTTCGAGTACCTGGCCCGGGGGGTGGACATCGACCGGGCCCGCGAGATCATGAAGCTCGAACTGCCCGGCATCTACACCCAGCGTGACGAGCGGCGCGAGGTGCCCGGCGGTGACCTGGCCGCCAACCTGATCGGCTTCACCAGCCTCGACATGACCGGGTTGGAGGGGCTGGAGGCCCGCTACGACGACCTGCTGCACGGCGAGGACGGCGAGCGGACCTTCGAGATCGGCCTCGGCGCGCCCATCCCCACCGGCTACAGCCGCACCACCCCGGCCAAGCCGGGCAGTTCGATGGTGCTGACCATCGACCGGGACCTCCAGTTCATGACGCAGCGGATCCTCAGCGAGCAGGCCAAGGCGGCCCAGGCCAGCACGGCCGCCGCGGTGGTGCTGGACGTGCGTACCGGGGAGGTGCTGGCCCAGGCCAGCCAGCCGACCTACAACGCGGCGCGACCGCAGGCCAGCGAGCCGACCGACCGGGAGGACGCGGCCACCAGCTTCGTGGTCGACCCGGGCTCGGTGCACAAGGCGATCACCTTCGGGGCGGCCCTCCAGGAGGGGGTGATCACCCCGGACACCTCGTTTCCGGTGTCCAACGCGATCCGCAAGGGCGACACCTGGTTCCCGGACACCCACTTCGCCAACGGACGGCGGATGAGTGTGGCCGGGATGATGGCGTACTCCTCGAATGTCGGCACCATCCAGATCGCCGACAAGCTGGGCCCGGAACGGCTGATCGACTACCAGCGCCGGTTCGGTCTGGGGAAGCCGACCGGGGTAGGTATGCCCGGTGAGGCCGGCGGCCGGTTGCTGCCGTTGTCGGAGTGGAGCGACTCGTCGCACGGGTCGGTGCCGATCGGGCACAGCGTGGATGCCACCCCCCTGCAGATGGCCGCCGCCTACGCCGCCATCGCCAACGACGGCACCTACATCCAGCCGCACCTGGTCAAGGAGACCATCGACCCGCAGGGTAACCGGACCCCGGCCGAGGCGCCGGCGACCCGTGCGGTGCTCAGCCCGGAGAACGCCAAGGCCCTGCGTACCCTGCTGGAGGCGGTCACCACGGTGGAGAACGCCACCGGGTTGGCCGCGGCGGTCCCCGGCTACCGGGTGGCCGGTAAGACCGGCACCGGGTGGCGGCTGGTCGACGGCAAGAAGCAGCCCGGGGATGTCGCCTCGTTCATCGGGATGGCACCGGCGGAGAACCCCCGGTACGTGATCGCGGTCTTCGTGCACAGCCCGAGCGGTGGCGGCGGGAAGGTGGCGGCGCCGGCCTTCCGGGACATGATGACCTTCACTCTGCGGCACTTCAAGGTGCCCCCCTCCAGTGAGCCCGCGCCGAAGTTCACCGTCTTCCCGTAG